Below is a window of Cytophaga hutchinsonii ATCC 33406 DNA.
TATAAAAATGCCGGTTAGAAAGACCGGCATTTTTTATCACAGCAGAAGTATAATAAGAAAGCGTATATTTGATGCACATTATTCAACCCCTTTATATGAAAATTATTCTTTCTGTTTCAATTTTTCTTATATCTGTATTTTCAGCTTTTTCACAAGATTGCTGGAAAATGGTAGCTAAAGGTTCTGACCATACCATCGCTGTTCGCCAGGACGGCACACTGTGGAGTTGGGGACAAAACATGTACGGACAGTTAGGAGATGGTTCTGGATACAGTTCAATTATACCTGTACAGGTGGGAACACTGACAACGTGGGATAAAGTGTTTGCAAAATATGATAACTCATTTGCAATAATGAAAGATGGTACGCTTTGGGCATGGGGCATGAATTCATTGGGCACATTGGGAGACGGCACGGAACAAGTGAGAAAAACTCCGGTTAAAGTTGGTACTGCAACTGATTGGCAATCTGTTGAAACAAATTTCAATTTTACAGCTGCGATAAAAAAAGATGGATCATTATGGATATGGGGAGATAATTATAATGGGCAATTGGGGAATGGAACAAAAGTTAAAAATATAATTCCTTCAAAAGTTGGTTCAGGTAAAAACTGGAAGTCAGTTTCTATAGGATCGTCTAATATACTGGCAATAAAAACAGATGGAACACTTTGGGGCTGGGGTAATAATTATTACAACCAAATAGGTTATACGCCTACTGTTGATGTTTTAAGTCCTACACAGATAGGTAGTGAAACCGATTGGAAAAGTGTTTCATGTGGAGATGATCACGTGATGGCTATTCGTACAAATGGATCTTTATGGATCTGGGGTAGTAATAAAGAGGGACAAATTGGAAATGGAGAAATAAACAGTTATCAAACAGAGCCTGTTCAGGTAGGCAGTGATACTGATTGGGGAACATGTCATGCTATACAGGATTGGAGCATTGCCATAAAAACAAACGGATCATTGTGGACCTGGGGTTCAGGTTACGGCTATTATAATAGCAGCTATATACGTAAAAATATTCCAACACAGTTTGGTCGTGATACGGATTGGAGCATGATATACCCTAGTGAACAGCAATCTGTTGCTTTTAAAACAGATGGTTCGCTTTGGACATGGGGAAGCAACGCGCGTGGGCAATTGGGCCTTGGGTTATACGGGAATACAAATATACCATACATGGTTAGTTGTCCGGAAGTTCTTACGTCTTCTTGCTGGCAGGCAGCAAGTATTGTACAATCCACTTCCTTTGGTTTGCGTACAGATAGTACACTTTGGAAATGGGGATGGGGCAATGAAAATTCTCTTGATATCTATGCCCGGAATGATCCTGGTTTTGCTCGCATTGGTACATATAAATGGAGAGCGTATGCGTCTGGAGGAGCATTACTTGCAATAAAAGATGATGGTACCTTGTGGCAATCAGGAGGAAGAAATGTACCTGTTTTGCTTAGTTCTTCTAAAGACTGGAAAGCTGTTGCAGCAAGCAGCAGTCGTGGGTATGCAATAAAAACAGATGGAAGTTTATGGGGATGGGATATTGATAATTATACCAATAATACTGAACCATCCGGTGGTGTAATTCCTCTACTTAAAGAAATAAATCCAGGTACGCAATGGCAATCCATATCTGCTTCTACAACAACAGCAGCAGCCATACGTGACGATGGATCTTTATGGATATGGGGAAGTGCCCTGTATGGCGCCATGGGAACAGGTATTGCTGTTGCAGGTAGTCCCACACTAATACAGATGGGTAATGATACCGGCTGGCAATTTGTATCGGTAGGTGAGTCTACAACAATGGCCATAAAAACAGACGGCACGTTATGGGCCTGCGGACAAAATAATTATGGGCAGCTTGGTAACGGCAATACTACCGATATATATACGCTCACTCAGATTGGAACAGCAACAGATTGGAAAACGGTTGTCGCCGGCCCATATCATACACTTGCAATTAAAACCGATGGGTCAATCAACGGTTGGGGAAG
It encodes the following:
- a CDS encoding T9SS type A sorting domain-containing protein — its product is MKIILSVSIFLISVFSAFSQDCWKMVAKGSDHTIAVRQDGTLWSWGQNMYGQLGDGSGYSSIIPVQVGTLTTWDKVFAKYDNSFAIMKDGTLWAWGMNSLGTLGDGTEQVRKTPVKVGTATDWQSVETNFNFTAAIKKDGSLWIWGDNYNGQLGNGTKVKNIIPSKVGSGKNWKSVSIGSSNILAIKTDGTLWGWGNNYYNQIGYTPTVDVLSPTQIGSETDWKSVSCGDDHVMAIRTNGSLWIWGSNKEGQIGNGEINSYQTEPVQVGSDTDWGTCHAIQDWSIAIKTNGSLWTWGSGYGYYNSSYIRKNIPTQFGRDTDWSMIYPSEQQSVAFKTDGSLWTWGSNARGQLGLGLYGNTNIPYMVSCPEVLTSSCWQAASIVQSTSFGLRTDSTLWKWGWGNENSLDIYARNDPGFARIGTYKWRAYASGGALLAIKDDGTLWQSGGRNVPVLLSSSKDWKAVAASSSRGYAIKTDGSLWGWDIDNYTNNTEPSGGVIPLLKEINPGTQWQSISASTTTAAAIRDDGSLWIWGSALYGAMGTGIAVAGSPTLIQMGNDTGWQFVSVGESTTMAIKTDGTLWACGQNNYGQLGNGNTTDIYTLTQIGTATDWKTVVAGPYHTLAIKTDGSINGWGSYTYNKLGLGYDLYGNLLEQNWKHIATGPYNSFAIHGDGTLYTVGDNEYTQLGSQNYRSNGPVKIECIIAEDTDPVITSTNDKTTQATEQKYMVYPNPNNGSFTISGSKNSDVYIYNIEGHLEKFTTMSDLKEQIQIDLIQGIYYIIVVDEAGNSSRQTFIVHQ